A genome region from Trichosurus vulpecula isolate mTriVul1 chromosome 5, mTriVul1.pri, whole genome shotgun sequence includes the following:
- the LOC118851067 gene encoding LOW QUALITY PROTEIN: carbonic anhydrase 2-like (The sequence of the model RefSeq protein was modified relative to this genomic sequence to represent the inferred CDS: deleted 1 base in 1 codon) yields the protein MLQRPPLWGYGKDNGPDTWHKLFPIANGRRQSPIDIQLWNTKSDSSLKPLNFNYDPSTTRGIVNKGYSFNVEFDDCTDKSVLSGGPLTEKYRLAHFSFHWGSRNDQGSEHSVDELKYAAELHLVHWNTKYKAFCDAMHHPDVLAVVGVFLTVGSAQPELQKVIDALDSIKKKDMYAAFTNFNPAGLLPDNHDFWTYAGSLTIPPLSECVIWIVLHEPVNISKEQLSKFRGLYSTTKGEHPKQHIMENWRPCQPLEGMQIKRFLK from the exons ATGTTGCAAAGGCCGCCTCTTTGGGGATACGGCAAGGACAATGGACCCGATACCTGGCATAAGCTTTTTCCTATTGCCAATGGAAGGCGCCAGTCCCCTATTGATATTCAGCTCTGGAATACCAAGTCTGACAGTTCCCTGAAGCCTCTGAATTTTAACTACGATCCCTCAACAACTCGAGGGATTGTCAACAAAGGTTACTCTTTCAATGTAGAGTTCGATGATTGTACTGACAAATCCGTGCTAAGCGGGGGACCTCTAACTGAGAAATACAGGTTGGCTCACTTCAGTTTTCACTGGGGTTCCAGGAACGATCAAGGCTCTGAACACAGTGTCGATGAACTGAAATATGCAGCTGAGCTCCACTTGGTCCACTGGAACACAAAATACAAGGCATTCTGCGATGCAATGCACCATCCTGATGTACTAGCTGTTGTGGGTGTTTTCTTGACGGTGGGAAGTGCTCAACCTGAGCTACAGAAAGTCATCGATGCGTTagattccattaaaaaaaag gATATGTATGCTGCCTTTACAAACTTCAATCCAGCTGGTCTTCTTCCTGATAACCACGACTTTTGGACTTATGCAGGCTCACTGACCATTCCTCCTCTTTCAGAATGTGTGATTTGGATAGTCTTACACGAACCCGTCAATATCAGCAAAGAACAGCTTTCTAAATTTCGAGGTCTTTACTCCACTACTAAGGGAGAACACCCCAAGCAGCATATAATGGAAAACTGGCGCCCATGTCAGCCTCTGGAGGGCATGCAGATTAAAAGGTTCTTAAAATAA